A region of Granulicella sibirica DNA encodes the following proteins:
- the rpsL gene encoding 30S ribosomal protein S12: MPTFHQLVKQGRTPTRYKTASPALQGSPQRRGVCTRVYTQTPKKPNSALRKVARVRLTNGIEVTTYIPGIGHNLQEHSIVLIRGGRVKDLPGVRYHVVRGTLDSVGVANRKQSRSKYGAKRPKAGAAAPTGKKK, encoded by the coding sequence GTGCCTACGTTCCATCAACTCGTCAAGCAGGGCCGCACGCCGACCCGTTACAAGACTGCCAGCCCCGCCCTCCAGGGCTCTCCCCAGCGCCGCGGCGTCTGCACCCGCGTCTACACCCAGACCCCCAAGAAGCCGAACTCGGCCCTCCGCAAGGTCGCCCGCGTCCGCCTCACCAATGGCATCGAAGTCACCACCTATATCCCGGGCATCGGCCACAACCTGCAGGAGCACTCGATCGTGCTCATCCGCGGCGGTCGCGTGAAGGATCTACCGGGTGTTCGTTACCACGTCGTTCGCGGCACGCTTGATTCCGTCGGCGTCGCGAACCGCAAGCAGAGCCGCTCGAAGTACGGCGCGAAGCGTCCGAAGGCCGGCGCAGCCGCCCCGACCGGCAAGAAGAAGTAG
- the rpsG gene encoding 30S ribosomal protein S7, whose translation MPRKGYIAKREVAPDPVYNSTLVTKFVNSMMWGGKKSTAQGIFYTAMTNLEQKGGDEALKLFKKAIENCKPLLEVKSRRVGGANYQVPIEVLPERRTSLAIRWLVTYGRARGEKGMVDKLTAELLDAANGRGAAMKKKEDVHRMAEANKAFAHYRW comes from the coding sequence ATGCCCCGTAAAGGTTACATCGCCAAGCGTGAAGTTGCTCCCGACCCGGTCTACAACTCGACCCTGGTCACAAAGTTTGTGAACTCGATGATGTGGGGCGGCAAGAAGTCCACCGCCCAGGGCATCTTCTACACCGCCATGACGAACCTCGAGCAGAAGGGTGGCGACGAGGCCCTCAAGCTCTTTAAGAAGGCCATCGAGAATTGCAAGCCTCTACTCGAAGTCAAGAGCCGCCGCGTGGGCGGAGCTAACTACCAGGTTCCCATCGAAGTTCTCCCTGAGCGCCGCACCTCACTCGCTATCCGCTGGCTCGTGACCTATGGTCGCGCCCGCGGCGAAAAGGGAATGGTCGACAAGCTCACCGCCGAGCTGCTCGATGCAGCCAACGGCCGTGGCGCCGCGATGAAGAAGAAGGAAGACGTCCACCGTATGGCCGAAGCCAACAAGGCATTCGCTCATTACCGTTGGTAA
- the fusA gene encoding elongation factor G — protein sequence MARTIPLNRCRNIGIMAHIDAGKTTTTERILFYTGITHRIGEVHEGTATMDWMEQEQERGITITSAATTCTWKNIRINIIDTPGHVDFTAEVERSLRVLDGAVACFDAVAGVQPQSETVWRQADKYKVPRICFINKMDKAGADAVYATSTIVDRLGARAIPINIQIGAEAKFLGVVDLVTMKAIYWHDETMGAEYTVEEIPADLLETAKTARGVLIEAVADSDDEIMNLYLEGEEPTEAQLKVGIRKATIAMNIFPVLCGSSFKNKGVQTLLDAVVDYLPSPLDIPPMIGHNPDNMEEEIIRKADDSEPLSALGFKIMTDPFVGQLIFIRIYSGVLKTGDTTLNPRTGKTERIGRLLKMHANKREEISEIMAGDICAAVGLKNLITGDTICSDKNPVVLESIDFPKPVIEVAVEPKTKVDQEKMGVALAKLAQEDPTFNVRTDVDSGQTIIAGMGELHLEIIVDRMMREYKVEANVGKPQVNYRETIRGNAEAEGKYIRQTGGSGNYGHAKIRIEPNEPGKGYLFSNDTKGGTIPKEYVKPIDQGIQEAMQGGVLAGYEMVDIKVSLYDGSYHDVDSNEMAFKIAGSMAFKEAARKAKPVLLEPVMAVEVTVPEDYMGTIIGDLNSRRGRIEGMEMVGNTQAIRASVPLSTMFGYATHMRGATQGRANYSMQFKQYEEAPRSVSEEIIAKVQGKDPK from the coding sequence GTGGCACGCACTATACCGCTGAATCGTTGCCGGAATATCGGGATCATGGCGCACATCGACGCCGGAAAGACGACGACGACCGAGCGCATTCTCTTCTATACGGGCATCACGCACCGTATCGGAGAGGTGCATGAGGGCACTGCGACCATGGACTGGATGGAGCAGGAGCAGGAGCGCGGCATCACCATCACCTCCGCCGCGACCACCTGCACCTGGAAGAACATCCGCATCAACATCATCGATACGCCGGGCCACGTCGACTTCACTGCTGAAGTGGAACGCAGCCTCCGCGTGCTCGATGGCGCGGTTGCCTGCTTCGACGCCGTTGCCGGCGTGCAGCCCCAGTCCGAGACCGTCTGGCGTCAGGCCGATAAATACAAGGTTCCCCGCATCTGCTTCATCAACAAGATGGATAAGGCCGGAGCCGACGCCGTCTACGCGACCTCGACCATCGTCGATCGTCTCGGAGCCCGCGCGATTCCGATCAACATCCAGATTGGTGCCGAGGCGAAGTTCCTTGGCGTCGTCGATCTCGTCACGATGAAGGCCATCTACTGGCACGATGAGACCATGGGCGCGGAATACACGGTCGAGGAGATCCCCGCGGATCTGCTTGAGACCGCGAAGACCGCACGCGGCGTTCTCATCGAGGCTGTGGCCGACTCCGACGACGAGATCATGAACCTGTATCTCGAGGGCGAAGAGCCGACCGAAGCGCAGCTCAAGGTTGGTATCCGCAAGGCGACGATCGCGATGAACATCTTCCCGGTCCTCTGCGGTTCGTCCTTCAAGAACAAGGGCGTGCAGACCCTGCTCGATGCCGTCGTCGACTACCTGCCGAGCCCGCTCGATATTCCTCCCATGATCGGGCACAATCCCGACAACATGGAAGAGGAGATCATCCGCAAGGCTGATGACAGCGAGCCTCTCTCTGCCCTCGGCTTCAAGATCATGACGGATCCCTTCGTCGGTCAGCTTATCTTCATCCGCATCTACTCGGGCGTGCTGAAGACCGGCGATACGACGCTGAATCCGCGCACCGGCAAGACCGAGCGCATCGGCCGCCTGCTCAAGATGCACGCGAACAAGCGGGAAGAGATATCGGAGATCATGGCGGGCGATATCTGCGCCGCCGTTGGCCTCAAGAACCTCATCACTGGCGACACGATCTGCTCGGACAAGAACCCTGTCGTCCTCGAATCGATCGACTTTCCGAAGCCCGTCATCGAAGTCGCCGTCGAGCCGAAGACCAAGGTCGACCAGGAGAAGATGGGCGTCGCCCTCGCCAAGCTGGCGCAGGAAGATCCCACGTTCAACGTTCGCACCGACGTCGACTCCGGTCAGACCATCATCGCCGGCATGGGCGAGCTTCACCTTGAGATCATCGTCGATCGCATGATGCGCGAGTACAAGGTCGAAGCAAACGTCGGCAAGCCGCAGGTCAACTACCGCGAGACCATCCGCGGCAACGCCGAAGCGGAAGGCAAGTACATTCGTCAGACCGGTGGTTCGGGTAACTACGGTCACGCCAAAATTCGCATCGAGCCCAACGAGCCTGGTAAGGGTTATTTGTTCTCGAACGACACCAAGGGCGGCACGATTCCCAAGGAATACGTGAAGCCGATCGATCAGGGCATCCAGGAAGCCATGCAGGGCGGGGTTCTGGCTGGGTACGAGATGGTCGACATCAAGGTCTCGCTCTACGACGGCAGCTACCATGACGTTGACTCGAACGAAATGGCATTCAAGATCGCCGGTTCGATGGCCTTCAAGGAGGCGGCCCGCAAGGCGAAGCCGGTTCTGCTCGAGCCAGTGATGGCAGTCGAAGTGACGGTCCCCGAGGACTACATGGGAACCATCATCGGCGATCTTAACAGCCGCCGCGGACGTATCGAAGGCATGGAGATGGTCGGCAACACCCAGGCGATTCGCGCCAGTGTGCCGCTCTCGACCATGTTCGGTTACGCCACGCACATGCGCGGTGCGACCCAGGGTCGCGCGAACTACTCCATGCAGTTCAAGCAGTACGAGGAAGCGCCCCGATCGGTCTCGGAAGAGATCATCGCCAAGGTGCAGGGCAAGGATCCGAAGTAA
- the tuf gene encoding elongation factor Tu: MGKEKFDRSKPHVNIGTVGHIDHGKTTLTAAITKVLSKHNPNNTFRSFDTIDNAPEERERGITIATSHVEYETANRHYAHVDCPGHADYIKNMITGAAQMDGAILVVAATDGPMPQTKEHVLLARQVGVPFIVVFLNKCDAVEDEELIELVEMEVRELLSKYDYPGDDTPIIRGSALGALNGEAQWEAKIDELMAAVDKYIPQPERAVNLPFLMPIEDIFSISGRGTVVTGRIERGKIKVGEACEIVGFRDTRATVCTGVEMFKKQLDEGLAGDNAGLLLRGIAKEDVERGMVLAKPGSITPHTEFKGEIYVLSKEEGGRHTPFFNGYRPQFYFRTTDVTGSAKLPAGIEMVMPGDNVQLEITLHTPVAMEKGLRFAIREGGRTVGAGTISEIIK, encoded by the coding sequence ATGGGCAAGGAAAAGTTTGACCGGTCTAAGCCGCACGTCAATATTGGCACGGTTGGCCACATCGATCACGGCAAAACGACGCTGACCGCGGCGATCACGAAGGTTCTGTCGAAGCACAACCCGAACAACACGTTCCGTTCGTTCGACACCATCGACAACGCTCCGGAAGAGCGCGAGCGCGGTATCACCATCGCGACCTCGCACGTCGAGTACGAAACGGCGAACCGGCACTACGCGCACGTCGACTGCCCGGGCCACGCCGATTACATCAAGAACATGATCACCGGCGCCGCCCAGATGGACGGAGCGATTCTCGTGGTCGCCGCCACCGACGGCCCGATGCCCCAGACGAAGGAGCACGTTCTCCTTGCCCGTCAGGTCGGCGTTCCCTTCATCGTCGTGTTCCTGAACAAGTGCGATGCTGTCGAAGACGAAGAGCTCATCGAACTCGTCGAGATGGAAGTCCGCGAGCTCCTTTCGAAGTACGACTACCCCGGCGACGACACCCCGATCATCCGTGGTTCGGCCCTCGGCGCGCTCAACGGCGAAGCCCAGTGGGAAGCCAAGATCGACGAGCTCATGGCCGCGGTCGACAAGTACATTCCCCAGCCCGAGCGTGCGGTCAACCTGCCGTTCCTGATGCCGATCGAAGACATCTTCTCGATCTCGGGTCGCGGAACCGTGGTCACCGGCCGTATCGAGCGTGGCAAGATCAAGGTGGGCGAAGCCTGCGAGATCGTCGGTTTCCGCGACACGCGCGCGACCGTCTGCACTGGTGTCGAGATGTTCAAGAAGCAGCTTGACGAAGGCCTCGCCGGAGATAACGCCGGCCTCCTCCTGCGCGGTATCGCGAAGGAAGATGTCGAGCGTGGCATGGTGCTTGCGAAGCCTGGTTCGATCACGCCGCACACCGAGTTCAAGGGCGAGATCTACGTTCTGAGCAAGGAAGAAGGCGGACGTCACACTCCGTTCTTCAACGGCTACCGTCCCCAGTTCTACTTCCGCACCACCGACGTGACCGGATCGGCGAAGCTGCCGGCTGGCATCGAGATGGTGATGCCTGGCGATAACGTTCAGCTCGAGATCACGCTGCACACGCCGGTCGCGATGGAGAAGGGTCTGCGCTTCGCTATCCGCGAAGGCGGACGCACCGTCGGAGCCGGTACCATCTCCGAGATCATCAAGTAA
- the rpsJ gene encoding 30S ribosomal protein S10 produces the protein MAGQRIRIRLKAYDYRVLDTSTGEIVETAKRTGAQVAGPIPLPTMKNKYCVLRSPHVDKKSREAFEIRTHKRLIDILEPTQQTVDALMKLDLPAGVDVEIKTVQK, from the coding sequence ATGGCTGGACAGAGAATCAGAATCCGTTTGAAGGCGTATGACTACCGCGTGCTTGACACGTCCACCGGCGAGATCGTCGAGACGGCGAAGCGCACCGGAGCTCAGGTTGCCGGACCCATTCCGCTCCCGACGATGAAGAACAAGTACTGCGTTCTGCGCTCGCCCCACGTTGACAAGAAGTCGCGCGAGGCCTTCGAGATTCGTACGCACAAGCGCCTGATCGACATCCTTGAGCCCACGCAGCAGACGGTGGATGCGCTCATGAAGCTCGATCTTCCCGCTGGCGTCGACGTTGAGATCAAGACGGTACAAAAATAG
- the rplC gene encoding 50S ribosomal protein L3 produces MSVVGILGKKIGMTQIFDERGDVHPVTVLKAGPCVITQLKTVAKDGYDAAQIGYVDFVKASKINKAMTGHFAKSNVPPVKMIKEVGIEVAKAGDDVEDAVKAGDRVLVDIFNDERFVDVIGTSKGRGFAGVIRRHGFGGGPKSHGHMFQVQGSIGASSFPSRVFPGQRMPGHMGHAQITVRNLRIRGIDLEDNLILVEGAVPGPRDGFVLISKAKAPPRERRGFAGAATKDALKASKKAAPSKKK; encoded by the coding sequence ATGTCAGTCGTAGGAATCCTTGGTAAGAAAATTGGTATGACCCAGATCTTTGACGAGCGTGGAGATGTTCATCCCGTTACCGTTCTCAAGGCTGGCCCATGCGTCATCACCCAGCTCAAGACCGTCGCGAAGGACGGCTACGACGCCGCCCAGATCGGCTACGTCGACTTCGTCAAGGCGTCCAAGATCAACAAGGCGATGACCGGTCACTTCGCGAAGTCGAACGTGCCTCCCGTCAAGATGATCAAGGAAGTCGGCATCGAAGTCGCCAAGGCTGGCGATGATGTGGAAGACGCCGTCAAGGCTGGCGATCGCGTTCTGGTCGACATCTTCAACGACGAGCGCTTCGTCGATGTCATCGGCACCTCCAAGGGCCGCGGCTTCGCGGGCGTCATTCGCCGCCACGGCTTCGGCGGCGGACCCAAGTCGCACGGTCACATGTTCCAAGTGCAGGGCTCGATCGGTGCTTCGTCGTTCCCCTCGCGCGTCTTCCCTGGCCAGCGTATGCCCGGTCACATGGGACATGCCCAGATCACGGTCCGCAACCTCCGCATCCGCGGCATCGACCTCGAGGACAACCTCATCCTGGTTGAAGGCGCAGTCCCCGGACCGCGTGATGGTTTCGTCCTGATCTCGAAGGCCAAGGCTCCGCCGCGTGAGCGTCGTGGGTTTGCCGGTGCCGCCACGAAGGATGCTCTCAAGGCCTCCAAGAAGGCTGCGCCGTCCAAGAAGAAGTAA
- the rplD gene encoding 50S ribosomal protein L4, translating to MANINVVNLGGEKVAEFELNDIFTAEINDALLWEAVKHYRAALRQGTAATKTRKNVSGSGKKLWKQKGTGRARIGSIRSPLWRSGGTVHGPQPRSYEYAFPKKKLFGALRSAIAAKIAEGKLTIVDSFAVSEGKTKIYRNALNKLEAGKTTLLVESSQKLDENLYLGSRNLSGVELVLSSEVHPYDLLKYEHAVFSRDAFEAIQETLAKNTSKRKASEKEVA from the coding sequence ATGGCAAACATCAACGTAGTCAATCTGGGTGGGGAGAAGGTCGCAGAGTTCGAACTCAACGACATCTTCACCGCAGAGATCAACGACGCGCTCCTGTGGGAGGCGGTCAAGCACTATCGGGCCGCCCTCCGTCAGGGAACCGCCGCCACCAAGACCCGCAAGAACGTCTCCGGTTCGGGTAAGAAGCTCTGGAAGCAGAAGGGAACCGGCCGCGCGCGTATCGGTTCGATCCGCTCTCCTCTCTGGCGTTCGGGTGGTACGGTCCACGGACCCCAGCCCCGCAGCTATGAGTACGCGTTCCCCAAGAAGAAGCTCTTCGGTGCCCTGCGCTCGGCCATCGCCGCCAAGATCGCGGAAGGCAAGCTCACCATCGTCGATTCCTTCGCCGTTTCGGAAGGCAAGACCAAGATCTACCGCAACGCGCTGAACAAGCTCGAGGCCGGCAAGACCACGCTTCTGGTCGAGTCCAGCCAGAAGCTCGACGAGAACCTTTATCTCGGTTCGCGCAACCTCTCGGGCGTTGAGCTTGTGCTCAGCTCCGAAGTCCACCCCTACGATCTGCTCAAGTATGAGCACGCCGTGTTCTCCCGCGACGCCTTCGAGGCCATCCAGGAAACACTCGCCAAGAACACGTCGAAGCGCAAGGCTTCCGAGAAGGAGGTTGCGTAA
- a CDS encoding 50S ribosomal protein L23, translating to MPTLYTVIRRPLITEKGMTVKEVQNTLVFEVALKATKTEVKQAVETLFKVKVHGVRTATVEGKERRRGKFAGYRPDWKKAYVRLKAGEKMPEYLDSL from the coding sequence ATGCCAACCCTCTATACCGTCATTCGCCGCCCCCTCATCACTGAAAAGGGCATGACCGTCAAGGAAGTCCAGAACACGCTCGTCTTCGAGGTCGCCCTCAAGGCCACCAAGACCGAAGTCAAGCAGGCCGTCGAGACGCTGTTCAAGGTCAAGGTCCACGGTGTCCGCACCGCGACCGTCGAAGGCAAAGAACGTCGCCGTGGCAAGTTCGCCGGCTACCGCCCCGACTGGAAGAAGGCTTACGTTCGCCTGAAGGCCGGCGAAAAGATGCCCGAGTACCTCGACAGCCTCTAA
- the rplB gene encoding 50S ribosomal protein L2 yields the protein MPIKSFRPTTPTLRFATKLVNDDITTDKPYKPLLGVKPRTGGRNSTGAMTMRHQGGGHKQKLRLIDFKRDKYGIPGTVATVEYDPNRSSRIALINYVDGEKRYIIQPVGLKVGQSIMSGPDADILVGNALPLKFIPTGTIVHNIELRPGKGAQMARSAGAQVNLVAKEGDYALLKLPSGETRRVLVECMATIGQVGNTDHENVTIGKAGRNRWKGIRPSNRGVSMNPVDHPHGGGEGKTSGGRHPVTPWGQPTRGYKTRNNKRTDVFIVNRRTK from the coding sequence ATGCCGATTAAATCATTCCGCCCCACAACGCCGACACTCCGCTTCGCGACGAAGCTGGTGAACGACGACATCACGACCGACAAGCCCTACAAGCCACTCCTGGGCGTCAAGCCCCGGACCGGCGGTCGCAACTCGACCGGCGCCATGACCATGCGTCACCAGGGCGGCGGTCACAAGCAGAAGCTTCGTCTCATCGACTTCAAGCGCGACAAGTACGGCATCCCCGGCACCGTTGCGACCGTCGAGTACGATCCCAACCGCAGCTCTCGCATCGCGCTGATCAACTACGTGGACGGCGAGAAGCGCTACATCATCCAGCCCGTCGGGCTCAAGGTCGGCCAGTCGATCATGAGCGGTCCCGATGCCGATATTCTCGTCGGCAACGCACTCCCGCTCAAGTTCATCCCGACCGGTACGATCGTGCACAACATCGAGCTCCGTCCCGGCAAGGGCGCGCAGATGGCCCGTTCGGCCGGCGCTCAGGTTAACCTCGTGGCCAAGGAAGGCGACTACGCTCTCCTGAAGCTCCCCTCCGGTGAGACCCGGCGCGTGCTCGTCGAGTGCATGGCGACCATCGGCCAGGTCGGCAACACCGACCACGAGAACGTCACCATCGGTAAGGCTGGACGCAACCGCTGGAAGGGCATTCGTCCTTCAAACCGCGGCGTCTCGATGAACCCCGTCGATCACCCGCACGGTGGTGGTGAGGGTAAGACCTCGGGCGGACGTCACCCGGTAACCCCGTGGGGCCAGCCGACACGTGGATACAAGACGCGCAATAACAAGCGCACCGACGTATTCATCGTGAACCGCCGCACCAAGTAA
- the rpsS gene encoding 30S ribosomal protein S19 produces MSRSAKKGPFIDAHLMKKIDVMNAANDKKVLRTWSRRSTIHPDFVGHTIAVHNGRKFIPVYVTENMVGHKLGEFSATRTFKGHSARASESSAKPK; encoded by the coding sequence ATGTCACGATCTGCAAAGAAGGGTCCCTTCATCGACGCTCACCTGATGAAGAAGATCGACGTCATGAACGCGGCGAACGACAAGAAGGTCCTCAGGACCTGGTCGCGCCGCTCGACCATCCACCCCGACTTCGTCGGCCACACCATCGCCGTCCACAACGGACGCAAGTTCATCCCGGTCTACGTGACGGAGAACATGGTGGGCCACAAGCTCGGTGAGTTCTCGGCGACCCGCACCTTCAAGGGCCACTCGGCGCGCGCCTCCGAATCCTCCGCAAAGCCCAAGTAA
- the rplV gene encoding 50S ribosomal protein L22 — protein sequence MAKTAVQQPREFRAEAKFQRTSPQKARLVLELIKGLRVEAAINAIHFSSKRMAPVIEKVLRSAIQNASYVSDEQGLDVDIDNLYVRTAIANEGPRMKRIRPAPMGRAFRYQRRLCHIIVTVAEKGAVAADTTGTTETAKAAKGAPAKKTAAKKAPAKKAAAKKAAPKKAAAAKA from the coding sequence ATGGCAAAGACCGCAGTACAGCAACCCCGAGAGTTCCGCGCTGAAGCCAAATTTCAGCGCACCAGTCCACAGAAGGCGCGGCTCGTTCTCGAGCTCATCAAGGGCCTCCGCGTCGAGGCGGCGATCAACGCCATCCACTTCAGCTCCAAGCGCATGGCGCCGGTGATCGAAAAGGTTCTCCGTTCGGCCATCCAGAATGCCAGCTACGTCTCCGACGAGCAGGGCCTGGATGTCGACATCGATAACCTCTACGTCCGCACCGCGATCGCGAACGAAGGCCCGCGCATGAAGCGCATCCGCCCCGCTCCGATGGGACGCGCCTTCCGCTACCAGCGCAGGCTCTGCCACATCATCGTGACCGTCGCCGAAAAGGGCGCGGTAGCCGCTGACACGACCGGCACGACCGAGACGGCGAAGGCCGCCAAGGGCGCACCGGCGAAGAAGACGGCAGCGAAGAAGGCTCCAGCCAAGAAGGCAGCCGCGAAGAAAGCGGCTCCCAAGAAGGCAGCGGCGGCAAAAGCTTAG
- the rpsC gene encoding 30S ribosomal protein S3 → MGQKVHPYGFRLGINKPWKSRWFVERGYDKLLVEDVKLKAELREKLKAAGVSSVEVERPGNKLRLIIRTARPGIIIGRKGAEIDKLKADIQKRTSREVFIDILEVNKPELDAQLVAENIALQLEKRVSFRRAMRKSVDSALRFGCKGIKVRVSGRLNGNEIARSEWYLQGRLPLHTLRADIDYGFAEANTTYGIIGVKTWVYRGDIYEQKKRREPITTTGAF, encoded by the coding sequence ATGGGACAGAAGGTCCATCCGTATGGGTTTCGCCTCGGCATCAACAAGCCGTGGAAGTCACGCTGGTTCGTCGAACGCGGCTACGATAAGTTGCTCGTTGAGGACGTCAAGCTCAAGGCCGAGCTTCGCGAGAAGCTGAAGGCAGCCGGTGTAAGCTCCGTTGAAGTCGAGCGTCCGGGCAACAAGCTCCGTCTCATCATCCGCACCGCGCGTCCGGGCATCATCATCGGCCGCAAGGGCGCCGAGATCGACAAGCTCAAGGCCGACATTCAGAAGCGCACCTCGCGTGAAGTCTTCATCGACATCCTCGAAGTGAACAAGCCTGAGCTCGATGCCCAGCTTGTTGCTGAGAACATCGCTCTGCAGCTCGAGAAGCGCGTCAGCTTCCGTCGCGCCATGCGTAAGTCGGTTGATTCGGCTCTGCGTTTCGGTTGCAAGGGAATCAAGGTTCGCGTTTCGGGTCGTCTGAACGGAAACGAAATCGCTCGCTCCGAGTGGTATCTCCAGGGCCGTCTGCCGCTGCACACCCTGCGCGCGGACATCGACTACGGTTTCGCCGAGGCTAACACCACCTACGGCATCATCGGTGTCAAGACCTGGGTCTACCGTGGAGATATCTACGAGCAGAAGAAGCGTCGTGAGCCCATCACCACCACCGGCGCATTCTAA
- the rplP gene encoding 50S ribosomal protein L16 → MLMPKKVKYRKQQRGRMCGKAWRGSDLSFGDFGLKVMECGYITDRQIEASRIAMTRFIKRGGKVWLRLFPDKPITKKPAETRMGKGKGAPDHWVAVVRPGKILFEMEGVTPELAKEAMRLAAHKLPLKTSFVMRHDAVAKTAAAAK, encoded by the coding sequence ATGTTGATGCCAAAGAAGGTCAAGTATCGCAAGCAGCAGCGCGGCCGCATGTGCGGCAAGGCGTGGCGCGGAAGCGATCTCTCGTTCGGCGATTTCGGACTGAAGGTTATGGAGTGCGGTTACATCACCGACCGCCAGATCGAAGCCAGCCGTATCGCCATGACGCGTTTCATCAAGCGCGGCGGCAAGGTCTGGCTCCGTCTGTTCCCGGATAAGCCAATCACCAAGAAGCCGGCTGAAACCCGTATGGGTAAGGGTAAGGGAGCTCCGGATCACTGGGTTGCCGTCGTCCGCCCCGGCAAGATCCTGTTCGAGATGGAAGGCGTTACGCCTGAGCTCGCCAAAGAGGCCATGCGTCTCGCGGCACACAAGCTCCCCCTCAAGACCAGCTTCGTCATGCGTCACGACGCCGTCGCCAAGACCGCCGCTGCCGCCAAGTAA
- the rpmC gene encoding 50S ribosomal protein L29 yields the protein MELEKLRNLSDDELKAQQNTAGEQLFRIRFQKSLGNNDGIKKIRILKLDIARAKTIARERTLAAEKAATPAVVHTAPPASTRTARKKAKN from the coding sequence ATGGAACTCGAAAAGCTTCGCAATCTCTCGGACGATGAGCTCAAAGCCCAGCAGAACACCGCGGGCGAACAGCTCTTTCGCATCCGTTTCCAGAAGAGCCTCGGCAACAATGACGGAATTAAGAAGATCCGCATTCTGAAGCTCGATATCGCGCGCGCCAAGACGATTGCCCGCGAGCGCACCCTCGCTGCCGAGAAGGCTGCCACGCCCGCGGTGGTCCACACCGCACCACCCGCGAGCACACGCACCGCCCGCAAGAAAGCGAAGAACTAA
- the rpsQ gene encoding 30S ribosomal protein S17, producing the protein MADTQIATPATTDPQTSRRNEKVGIVVSTKMQKTIVVEIEMRKAHPKYKRVMKSNKKFYAHDEQNSARVGDVVRIREARPLSKLKRWSLEEIVRRSSLAQLSDAKVVTTPTNDAK; encoded by the coding sequence ATGGCTGATACCCAGATTGCCACCCCCGCAACCACCGACCCCCAGACCTCTCGCCGTAACGAGAAGGTCGGCATCGTCGTTTCGACCAAGATGCAGAAGACCATCGTCGTCGAGATCGAAATGCGCAAGGCTCACCCCAAGTACAAGCGCGTCATGAAGTCGAACAAGAAATTCTACGCGCACGACGAGCAGAACTCTGCCCGCGTCGGCGACGTGGTTCGCATCCGTGAGGCCCGGCCACTTTCGAAGCTCAAGCGCTGGTCGCTCGAGGAGATCGTTCGCCGCTCCTCGCTCGCACAGCTCTCCGATGCGAAGGTCGTTACCACCCCGACCAACGACGCGAAGTAA